Within Zingiber officinale cultivar Zhangliang unplaced genomic scaffold, Zo_v1.1 ctg93, whole genome shotgun sequence, the genomic segment acaacattgtagcagctatcattccaagtagctactacaacattgtagcagctaacattTCAAGTAATTGCTACAATTCAGCTAATAGAGGAGAGGAAAttacaatttaaaataaaacgacttagctactacaacattgtagcTACTATAATGTGTAGCAATTAATCGTTGAAGTAGTAGCTACAATGTGTAGCTAACCAtcgagttagctgctacaacattgtagcagctatcattccaagtagctgctacaacattatagcagctaaCATTTCAAGTAATTGCTACAATGCTGTAGTAGCTATCATTACAAATAACTGctataatgttttgaaaaatgaAATGACTTACCAAGTAACTGTTACAAAGTGAAATATTTTCTTCTGACAATTCAAAAAACTATATAAGCAAAAAACTAGTAGCATAGTAGCTAGGGTTTGTGCTTAGTAGGATATATATATGATGCAAAAAAAGAAATTGTACAGAGCTGAAAAGTAGATAATGGAGGGGAAAAGCTTACGATCGAGAATGGGGAAAGGGAGACTTTTACACCAGGGTCACCTTTGTGTTTGACGCGCAGTTTAGGGAGCTTCGGACAGCTGCGACGGAAAACGACGATGATAGAGCAGGAAGGAGTTAGAGAGAGAACGGCGAGGGAAATTTAGAAATTGGGAAATTTCGCTCGATGATGTTTTGAAAAGAAGCCTGAAGGGGAGAGGGAATAAATGgaatattttttttgcaaaaaaatcAAGTTGGCAAGGCCACGTTTGCGCGTCGCTCACGGTCACGCACAAAGTGTTGCTTAACATATCAAATCTCTCtatctctttatatatatatatatatatatatatatatatatatatatatatatatatatatatatatatatatatatgtccgtCAGTTGGCTCGTCGAACCCACAATCCGTTTTGAATTGAGTTGTATTGGAAATCTTTCAACCCTCCAAAATAACAAATTGGTCCACCCCACCCTACCAAATATCTAACTCGTAATAAACCAACTCGCTCCATCAAGGATTAACCTATTTGACAACTCTAAAAGTTATTATAGCAACTACCACCAACTCCTCCGGTAAGATGACAACATACAGTGTTTCattctaattaaaattattatatataaaatattattaagttaaaaataattttaacaaaatttaattaacttttgtcTAAATTGACAAAAAGTAATTTGAAATACAAGTACTCTATATATAATGATTTTCATTAGAGTGAAACAATCAACTTTTTCATATTGTAACAATAACTTTTTACTTACTTTATGGTCAGCAATCACCTCGTAGCTATGCAAcaatatttttaagataaaaaatatatataatagagTGTCCTTCAGAgttttcttaggatttaaaatttaaaatgctcctaattcaaattataagttattaTATAAACCGTAACTTGCTCGTGTTAACGATCTCCAATTCAGCCTCGGTGAGTTAAATAACGCCCCAGTCTATAAACCGAAATCTGACTTACAGAGCAAGATTTCCAATCCCAGAGTTGGTTATCAAATCGTATAATATTCAGTATAAATTATTAGTCAAATAACATGAACGTCACCAGTGATTATCTAATAGTAATTCCGTTAGTGGTGCAGATCGATGTAATCAAGATTCACAAACCAAGACAAACAAACAGAAAAAGCTATTTTATAGAACGAAAACGCCATGGATATGATGAGCTTGGAGACTTTTCCCAGGTCAAACCCATCACAACGTTAAACATTGTTTAATTTACAGGATGTCATTGCTgtggatcttcttcttcttcacccgCCTCCTCTgtttccttccttctcctccctGCATGCTCGGCACCATGTGCCACCACACGGTGGTGCACAATATGGCGAACGTCCTCGCGAACATCAAGCAGACAAGGATCAAAACCAGCACGAGAGGCCACTGATACTTAGGTCTCCAGGACCATCCTCCTCCTTTATGACTGACCGCCGGAGGcaagtcaacctcgttgactgtcttcttctcctccgccGGCGGCGGAGGAGGCGGCTCCGGTGAATTTTTCAGGCGACCGAACTGCTTTGTCTCGTCGTTGAGCCTCAGGACGATCGGCACGCAGTCATTTGAATCCGAGAAGCGGAACCAGATTAGCATCGGCGCCGGCTTGTGCTCCGATTCGACTGCGATCGCCGCCCTTCGAGCTTGGAGGTCGGAGAGCAACGAGGAAAACTTGTCGAGGCCCAAACTCGAATACCGATTGTCTTTGGCTGCTGCTTTCTTCCTTGACTTCTTTGGCGAGGTCGATTTCAGCGTCCATGGATCCTCCTCCTTCAAGTCGACGCTCTTCCTCCTGAGGCTTCTCTTCCCGAAACAACGCCACATGAACTAATTTCAGCAAAAGCACACGATTCTCTGCTACTGTGGCTCTTCAAGTTTgtctgtgtgtgtatatatatatacatactgtTGTGCAATTCTCAGAATTAAAAATAAAGGCATATAACGTTGACTTGACTGGGATGGGTTTCTTGGAAGAGCAGACACGGATTCGTTTTGATCAAAACTAGAAAATGTCAAACTCTTCGAACTACCCTTAACTAAAACGACACGCCATGATGCAGTTTACCAGCAATTGATCAAAAACATTCCTTATCTTTTGAAGCATTTTACCAAGTCAAACACCAAGTCGGTTTATTTAATCCTCACTCCCGAGGCCGAGGAGATGAAAGGAAATATAATTTAGAGTACAAGAAACCCTGCGATGTGAAAGAGAGGAATAAGAGCATTTGAAAGAAGTTTCACTTACAAGAAACAGCTCTGAGTTATTCAGacagaaaaaaaaaaggcaatTTGCAGCTCCTCCTGTTTCAAACACCGGAATAGGTCTGATGGCTTCTGATTATAGTTGAAGATGTTTTATAGCAGTATGGACATCCTTATCTCCCCTTCCACTGCAGTTGAGAACCACCTTAGCGCCGTCTGGGAGAGTTGGGCAAAGTTCTTCCAGGTAGGCCAGTGCATGAGAGGTTTCCAGAGCAGGGATGATGCCCTCCAGGCGTGACAGCCGCTTGAAAGCTGAAAGCAGAGAGAGACAGCAGGTTATTAACATGTAAAGCAGCAGAGAGATGAATCATCCAGCATGCAATACAGTAAGGCATCTTACCAATTGAACCGACAGTGAAGAAACCTAAATATCAGCTCATCGGATTTTACAGTAAACATGAATATGTGGTTGCTTGGAAAATAGCAGCTGATTTCTCAATCACATGGTTGACAATGGGATTATGTGATTAAATGGTGTTCTAATTTAAGTTATCAGTTCTCACGCAGCTTATAGATGTTAGCAATGTAAAAATACATTGCTTAGTACTATCAATTCATATAGATACGATTAGACTAGGAAGCAGAATAAGAACAACAAGACATAAAGCACTTGATAGTTTTTATTACCTTCCAAAGCCTGTTCATCTGTGACGCTAAAGTATTCAGCACGGCCAATATCCTTCAAATAACTGTGCTCAGGTCCAACTCCAGGGTAGTCCAACCTAGCATGTAAATAACCAGATCATCAGGAACAATATATAGTGTGATCCAACAGGACAAAGCATAATAGATCCAGTAATTAAAACACCGTCACTAACCCAGCACTTATAGAATGAGGCTCGATGATTTGACCATCATCATCCTGCAGCAAATAACTCATGGCACCATGTAGAACCCCCACTTCTCCCTTTGTTAACGTTGCTGCATGTTTACCACTGTCCAACCCAAATCCAGCAGCCTCTACACCAACTAATCTTACATCTGTATCATCGACAAATTCATGGAAGAGTCCCATGGCATTTGAGCCTCCACCAACACATGCAACAAGAACATCTGGCTTTCCACCCCACTTCTCCAAAGCTTGCTTTCTTGTCTCTTTGCCTATGACTGCATGAAATTCTCGAACAAGCATTGGGTAAGGATGTGGACCTGCTACAGACCCTAAAATGTAATGTGTAGTCTCAACATTGGTCACCCAGTCACGTATAGCTTCTGATGTGGCATCCTTGAGTGTGGCAGTTCCAGAATGGACACCTCTTACCTGTATTGAAGCAACAATGGCAACGGTGTGATTCCTTTAACCAAATGCCCAAAGGAAATGAACTAATTGTATAAAATTAGAAACCACTGCCACTAATGTTTAACAATAACATTTACTTCAAGTTTGCAAAACTTGACATGGATGAGAAAATGAAGATAAAGTCATTCTTCTACACAAACCTCTGCTCCAAGAAGCCTCATTCTGAATACATTGAGGGCTTGCCTTTCCATATCCTGGGCACCCATATAAACAATACATTCCAAGCCAAACCGAGCGCAAACTGTAGCAGTAGCAACTCCATGCTGACCTGCTCCGGTCTCAGCTATGATACGCTTCTTTCCCAGCCTTTTGGCAAGTAAGGCTTGTGCAACAGCATTATTGATCTTGTGAGCACCTGTATGATTAAGATCTTCTCTCTTCAGATAAATATGTGGACCTTCACCATTAGAGCGTCTGTAATGCTCTGTGAGCCGTTCTGCAAAGTAAAGTGGGCTTTCTCGGCCGACATAATCCCTGAGAATTCCATCCAACTCTTTCTGTAAAGAGAAAAAGAGCAGTGAGAAACATGTAATATGGTTAAAATTATAGCCAATATTAATGTCCATTAGacaaatattaaaaatatggCAGGAAAGAAACAAAGTATATTTTCCATCAGGGTATGTATCCGTCTTGTTTATTTATTCACCGATGATATAATCAAACAATCATATATTCTTTTGATACTGAAGCAAAATGATGGTTATGATATCAGCAATTAACCATATTAACTTCAATTCTGAATTGAAATTATCCAAGGAGTAGGAAAGTTTATATTTCAGAATTTTTTAGTAAGCAAATGAAAAGAAGGGAAGGTTTAAAAGATAAGTAACATTTTTCAACAGAACCATGTTCCAAAAATTGATGAGAAAGGAAGGTGTTTCGTTTTCATATTGATCTGTGGCATATATCCTAGTGAGCAAGAAACTATAAATTGACGAATTCTTTAATCGTGTCACCTATTTAAAAACTATAAACACCATCCACTTAAATATATAATAGGTATTACAAATATCCAACTAACCAACGAAATATTGaacagcattttttttttttgatacaaAAAAATCACTAAGGACATGGATGGAGAAGATAGCGAAGAAAAAGTCTGCGCACAAGGTCTTGGAGTGTTGAAGTTAGAACCGCACTTTAGAATAAGAGAAGGGTTTGGCGTTTAGAGGTTGgaatttcaaattataatggtcgtACTGTTACATTCTCCACAGATTTCAATTGAAGAAGTATTAAACCGGGACGGTCGAGTAGAATGGAGGGACAAGATCCTCCCCATCCCCATGTTTTTTTTCCAAACTATCAACAACTAATCGCCTCTTCCTGCAACTCTCAAACTCTAAACAGCTTCTCCCAACACAAACGATGAGGAATAGAAAATATGAGTTtttccatgtttttttttttctagcgAGGAAGAGATAGTAGTCTTCTAGTAACACGAAGATTCTAGTCAAAGAAAGGAGCGAATTCAATTTTCTTCCATATCACAGATGCCAAGTAATGGAATCATAACAACTCAGCCCAAACTACTCGATCGGCAAAGATCAAAGCTTTAAGGAAGCTAAATAGCATAAAATAGAAACTGTAAACACGAAGCCAAAGTACAGATGGTACCTGGAAGTCCTCATCTTTCGAGAGCGCCCGGAACGCCTCTTCCAGTTCGAAGAGGGCGTACATTAAGGTTTCCGGCACGTACTTCCCCCCAAACCGTCCGAAACGGCCGAAGGAATCCGGCCTCGACCCCAATCCAGGCTTTCCATTCTTCTCCGCCTCAACGGCCGCGACATTCCCAGACATGGCGCAGGAAACAGCAAGGGCGGATGATGGCGAAGCGGAGGCGCTACGGCCCGACCGCTCGCCTCGCAGGTGGATTCGGGCTCCGAGGAAGGCCGACGACGACGGAGATGACTTGGCGAGGCCGACGATAGGGTTTCCGATAACAGAGTTCGCCGAAGCAGCCATCGGGAATATATCTCTCTTCCTGGTCGGCGACGGTGCGACCACCGTATATAATGGGAGCCGCCGCGCTAGGGACCGAAAATGTAAACGATTGCCTTGACCGTTGATCTACAGAACTCGTTTCAGATGAACGGCAGTGGAGCCATCCGCATACAGGAAGGAAATGGGCGGGTTTAGGGTTATATTAGGAAGGAAATTTTACTTGCCATTTTACGGTTAATTAATCAGGCATTTGGAGGGTATTCATTAGACTTCCTTCGCAGTGATATTGTATTATTTATCTTCCAATCCTTCTCAAGATTATTCATTAAATTTAATGATTTTGTTAGTTGAatattaatgttttaatttttttaataagatttttttgGCTTCATTTATCATTTTCCAtcactaatttttatttttaaagaaaataagaaTTGACAATAATTATAGTGAGAGAGGACACCGGGAAGCTTCTTTGGCACACGTGGTACTCACTTgcttgtgatttttttttatttaaaaaaaacgtaATTTTTCTAAGTAGCAACTtgcaatatataaataaaaatcatattaaaaactaaataaataaatgcgtTACTGGCCTGACCTCGTGCGAGTTCTTCATGTCATGAATCTATGAAAAAACAATATTGATCCGATGATAAAGAGGagtctgtctgacaggagattaAAGTGATCAACATCTGGTAGATATTCGACAAATTATCTTCCGGATCGGTGGAAAGAATAGTCGATCCAATATCTCGACAGCTTGACCTGGTGCCGAGTTTTCGACGCTCATATAGCAAGGCAGGAATAGACGAAGGCCGAGCGGATATCCAAGTCGGCCCAGCCTTGGCGGCGCTTGGAGGGTGTTAGCCGAGCGATTCCCTTGCTCGACCGGGGGAAGGCGCTAGCCGAGCGGGTCCCCCGCTCGGCCAGGTAAAAAACAAAGGGAGCAGGTGGCGAGAGCTTCCTAGGAACCAGTGTCGCCGACAAGAGTCATGACCAGCGGCCTGGTCAAACAGAGAATCATACGATGGAAACTTCCATTGTCACAttagagatatgctcgtgctatCAAGGTAGGGTGTCGGGCATGTTTTTCTGACATatccattccaggtatgctttgaggagtgtGCACGCCTGGGGGAGGGGTGCACGT encodes:
- the LOC122037841 gene encoding tryptophan synthase beta chain 1; its protein translation is MAASANSVIGNPIVGLAKSSPSSSAFLGARIHLRGERSGRSASASPSSALAVSCAMSGNVAAVEAEKNGKPGLGSRPDSFGRFGRFGGKYVPETLMYALFELEEAFRALSKDEDFQKELDGILRDYVGRESPLYFAERLTEHYRRSNGEGPHIYLKREDLNHTGAHKINNAVAQALLAKRLGKKRIIAETGAGQHGVATATVCARFGLECIVYMGAQDMERQALNVFRMRLLGAEVRGVHSGTATLKDATSEAIRDWVTNVETTHYILGSVAGPHPYPMLVREFHAVIGKETRKQALEKWGGKPDVLVACVGGGSNAMGLFHEFVDDTDVRLVGVEAAGFGLDSGKHAATLTKGEVGVLHGAMSYLLQDDDGQIIEPHSISAGLDYPGVGPEHSYLKDIGRAEYFSVTDEQALEAFKRLSRLEGIIPALETSHALAYLEELCPTLPDGAKVVLNCSGRGDKDVHTAIKHLQL